One stretch of Mus pahari chromosome 5, PAHARI_EIJ_v1.1, whole genome shotgun sequence DNA includes these proteins:
- the LOC110322059 gene encoding Fc receptor-like protein 6, which yields MQQIWCKKDLLGKDTSMAEAQGESPVAGVWWDSXVLLMKPGVPVSHLVLTLQHEATNLAVGDKVEFLCEAQQGSLPIFYSFYIDGEILRKPLAPSGRAASLLTSVKAEWSAKNYSCEAKNSISREISEPKKFPLVVSGTTWIKSNTLTIWLPASLLGGMVMVAVVLMYFFKPCKKHARPDTPIPEDPDSPLYASVDNRRYR from the exons atgcaacagatctggtgTAAAAAGGACTTATTGGGGAAAGACA CTTCCATGGCTGAAGCTCAAGGTGAGTCACCAGTTGCAGGGGTCTGGTGGGACAGCANGGTNCTNCTCATGAAACCTGGAG TTCCTGTATCCCATCTTGTGCTCACTCTGCAACATGAAGCCACTAACCTTGCTGTAGGAGACAAGGTGGAGTTCCTCTGTGAGGCCCAGCAGGGATCCCTTCCAATCTTTTACTCATTCTACATTGATGGAGAAATCCTAAGGAAACCCCTGGCTCCCTCTGGCAGAGCTGCCTCCCTCCTCACCTCAGTAAAGGCAGAGTGGAGTGCCAAGAACTATTCCTGTGAAGCTAAAAACAGCATCTCCAGAGAAATAAGTGAGCCCAAGAAGTTCCCCTTGGTTG TTTCAGGTACTACCTGGATCAAGAGCAACACACTAACTATCTGGCTACCTGCAAGCCTGCTTGGAGGGATGGTCATGGTGGCTGTGGTTCTAATGTATTTCTTCAAACCCTGTAAAAAGCATG CCAGACCTGACACACCCATCCCAGAAGACCCA GACAGTCCTCTCTATGCATCGGTGGATAACAGAAGATATAGATGA